AATTTAGTACAAAAGTAATTACTCAACTtatagaacaaaacaaacgatatTTTATACCTCTGCCTTTGCTAGATTTATGTAACACGagcaacagaagaaaaaaacacacaagaaaACCCCCCTTCAAAGGCGCAAATACTAAAACCTAATGCCCAAAAACCGGTTCAATTGAACCGGGAAAGTAAAAGTAACTCTTTTCATCTATGGCTGCATCTATAAAGCCGACAGCATAATAATCCATGCACCGGTGGAAGCGAGCACGACCAGTTCTCATGCAATGATGCAGTTCACAGCCCAAGCTAGTTCCTGTTTGCAACCACCCACCTTCATACACTGCTCTGCCAACTCAATGGTACATTTCTATTCCGGTgtgaatgcaaaaaaacaccagcCTAAAAAATTAGCAAGCCACCATTTGTTGCATCTCTAAAAATTGCTCCATTGTTTGGCAATTCACTCTTTATTGTTCAGCCGACTTTAAAATCGCAACGATTACTACATGGGCCACACCACGTTCGAGTGATCGATCAGCTGTGGCCGTCACATTTTCAGCTTCGTTGCCAAATATATTCTCCATCCGTGGCCACCAGCTAGTCcgccaggcaggcaggcaggcagatcATCGGAAATACtcacaacaaccacacacacccaacaaACCCTCAATAGAATATGATTATAAATGTTGCGAAACATTTCCTAACACCACCTAGCGGCTTTCATATCGATGATACGTGTGATGTTTACATTCGCACAAGGTTAACAAAAATTTAGATTCAAATTAAAGCGTCCATCCGAGTTAAACCGCACCGGAGACACGGTCGTGCTGCAACGGAAACGATAATCGAACATAACCGGCGCACCACCTCCAACACGGTCGAGAGCGTGCGCGCTGAAGAACGGTGACAAACATCCATAGCGATCGTACCTTTTGCAGATCGTGAACCGTCTCCTCCGTTCTGGCCATACTTTCGCCTTCCCATGCAGAAATAAACATTCAACAGAAAAGAGCGTACAGGAGGGGGGAAAAGAGCATCTAAAGGCTGTGCAATTTAATGCAATCTTGTTGCAACACTATGTGCAAATGCAGTGCCATCATCTTTtccgtctctctttctcgtgcCATCATCATAACAGAATGGAAAAATTGGCCCCGCGCGTCTGCATGATCGCCGAAAACCGATCGCCACGCCAAAACAATcctcccaacaacaacaacactccCCGGCGCGGGGAGCATTAAAAGGTAGCAGATGGTGGAGagctcctccccccccccaccacttCCACAAGTTGTACATGTGCGCGTGTGTACGgcggctgttgttgtttgttttgggtAGGGGATGCAAAAACACGCCAACGGGGAAAGCACCGGCCAGTGGCTGCTGCGTTGCTAATCgttgccagcagcagcagcagcagcaccagcagcaacgttCGAAGCGGCGACTGCTCAGTTTGATTTCAGTATCGAAGGGAAGCGAACGTGTGGGATGGTGCTGCCTCGCCATCAAGCGCGCAAgaggtgtgttggtgtgtgtaaaAGAACGTTCGTGTAAATAAAAGTGGCCGATTTTAGAACGATCTGTGAGTAAAATACTTGCTCTGTGTAAACTCGTACTGGAAatatggaagaaaaacaaaaaccatcctACAGTGGTGAAGTGAGCGTCAATATGCGCGAACTATGTTGCAAGTGATGTTGCGGAGCGTTACATTACACAATCATCATTAAACGCACCTTTTTCGCAATGCTTGATTTTATTTTGACGAatttttacataaataaaaacggaagaaaaacCTTCCCCAACGACGTGATGAATCACATAAAACGCTCCAACACATTCGCAgacccatgtgtgtgtgtgtgtgtgtgcaaggcCCTGAGAGCTGTGGGCGCCAAAGACCTTCAAAACTGCGACACACCAGAGCCAGATGGTTTGTACGGCAAAAATGCGAGCGAAGATCAAAAACCTGCTGCTACGAAAAATACAAGCAGCTGACCGTGAAATGGATAGGGGCATTGCCAAAACGCGCAGCGCGCCACAGCTTTCTTACCAACTTCGGCCGCTCAACTTGGCGCTTAGCTCGTAAATAAAAGCTGGGATAGTCGGTGGGTTGGTTGGTGGATAAAATTCTAGGTTTAGTGAAGCACCGTGTTATCAAAAAAACGGATATAGCGACCGGTTTTGTGTTTGCACATTGCTTGAACACAATCGAACACTAAACAACTTGATGAGGAGCACTCCGATCTAAGGAATCTATTGCAACTTCTACTGCTTTGGGCAAAGGTGTGGATTTTTTAACGAAGCAAGTTTATTGAAACCTCACGACACATCGTCGAAACATCGAGCGACACTAAACCCTTCTCGCCCTATGCCTCTGTATGTGGCGGCATTAGGTTCGTTGCTCCACGACGGTTGACAAACTGTGTCAGTAGCTGGTGGTGACTGACCATCACAGTGACGAGGGCAGCCGTTCTCAGCTGGCGACAATTAACCCGGCAAACGGGGACATTCTTCGAGATGGTTCTGCTGTCCGGGGCGAATGGTGAACGAGTTCTAGAACTCCCCCTGTTGTCTTGCACCGCGCCATGGCCTCGTTGTACTACTCCGCGTTGGCTGTTTTTACTTGCGCTAATCGAAAGGAAATCGTGTCTGTCACACTTATTAATCGACAACGGAATGGTGCTAAGGAGAAATCGGTTTTCAGTCCATGGTAACGCTCTGCGACGCAAATTATGAGACAGTAGTGCCGGTCTTCTCGCCGTAGTCACACATGGCTGACTTTACGTACATTGAACAAACGAAGGGCAAAAACTGGTTTCATTAACCACTACTTTTACTCATCTTTAAATATAGTtgtatgtgcgcgcgcgcgtgtgtgtgtgtgtgtgtgtgtgttttagaaTGACACAGTTTCCGAAACCATGCTTGGCTACTCCTTTTATACGGTGTTGGATTACAAGAACATCTCATCGTTCGCCTGGTTTGCGACTGTCTGCACGCACGCCAAACAAAGAACTtcaacaagcgacgaacccgcctGTACGTTCTTCCTCTCTCGCCAACAGGCACACGAAAAGCGAATCGGGCCAGCGGCGTTGACAAAACGGTATTTTTGCCCCAGAACTGCTCAAAAAAATGCGATACCATCCCAAATTCGGCAATATTCTCCCTTGCGTGAAGCGGGAGGGTTGTCCCCAAGGGGAGCGTAACCGTCCTTCAGGTGGTATCTACATtgcgagcgtttttttttccttctgtaTTCAGTAGTGCCCCCCGTGATGTCTGTCCTCCCAACGTCATGCATAGGCCAAAGTGTAGAAGGAAAAAACCTCAGATCTTGTCCTTCAGGCGTCAGCGAGCAATTCGTAGATGTGTGTtttctcatcgctctctttcgCCTATccaccttcttttcttttactgCAGCGGCCGCGGCAACACACACTTTACGGTCTGTTGTGGTCACGAAGTGGAAGGCTCCCTACATTCGGCGTTAAGGACGTATGCAGCCACTGAGTGACTGATGAGCGGTTAGCAGACGAGAGAGCGCCAGACGCTCGTGGGACACCGTCGGGAACACAAGGGCTGATCGTGTAATAAagtattgtgtattgtttattacgtGTTCGGTGTAAATATAAACTGTATACTCTCGGCCATCCgaacacaacagtggcgacgaggaaaacaaaatagacTTTTGGGAGTTTTTCGAGTAAAGTTTACATGTTATGCGTGTGTCAGTCATTGCTATAACTCTCGTGCTAGCgtcgcgcgtgtgtatgtgcgtcgCGTGATCGTACCGTGTCTCGGGTcgtatttaatttgttttatcggGTGTTCTGTGCGTACTGCAACAATTCCTTCGTTACGGAAGCGGAGAAGAATGAACAGCCCAGGAGATCAGCCCCCATCGGAAGAGCAGCGTCGAGCATCGCAAAATTGGTACAGCGTTCCCGGTGCAGCAAGTAtgccgcagcagccgcaacagcCATCATTAGTAGCAGTGCCACCAAATCTACAAAGTGCAATGCCCTCAGCATACCAGAATCCAGCGCCATCGCAGAATTTTGTTGAAGGGTCATCGCACCAAGCAGCGTCATCGCACCAAGCAGCGTCATCGCACCAAGCAACGTCATCGCACCAAGCAGCGTCATCGGAGCAAATAATGCAACTGATCATTTTAATGCAGAAACAGATAAGCCAACTCACattaatgcaaaataattcgGCAATTGCCAAGCCCCCAGAAAATGTATTAACTTCCGCACCTTTTGCAGAGCAAATACTCGATTCTTTATCGCACCACATAAAGGAGTTCCACTACGAGGAGGAAGCAAAAATGACCTTTGCTTCGTGGTTTGCTCGATATGAGGATTTGTTTGAACGAGATGCTTCAAGGTTGGATGATAGCGCAAAAGTGCGGCTCCTCATAAGAAAACTGGGCGCAGCAGAATATGAAAGATATGCCAATTTCATATTGCCAAAGAGTTGTCGTGATTTTTCGTTCagcgaaacgataaaaaagctGTCATCGTTATTCGGTGTAAATATAAATTGTATACTCTCGGCCATCCGAACACAACAGTGGTCGGAGTGAAAGAGTCATTGTTGCATAGGCGTTATAAATGCTTGAACCTAATGAAACGACGTAGCGAAGATTATCTGGCATATTCTTGTCGTGTGAATCGAGCCTGTGTAGattttgaaattggaaaattaacTGAGGAACAATTCAAGTGTCTGATATACGTATGCGGACTGCGGGACGAAGAAGACGTCGAGATTCGAACACGTCTACTTGGAAAGATCGACGACCGAAACGACACAACACTGGAAAGTTTAACAGCAGACTGCCAGCGTATTTTGAACTTAAAAAAAGACAGTGCTATGATCGAGAAAGCAGCAACCGAACAAGTTTTCGCTgtgcaaaagaaaactgaCGAACCAAAGTTTTCTGAGCGCCAAAATTTCCAGAGCAGAAAGCACGAATATAAGCGTCCTCAAACCCTACCTGGAAGAAATTGCTGGCTTTGTGGAAAAAATCATTGGGCGCGTGATTGTCCTTTTAAGTCGAatgtgtgtcgtgtctgtaagAAAAAGGGTCATAGAGACGGTTACTGTCCAAAACCGAAACGTTATTCAGATAGTCCAACATACAGAAACAAGTTTTCATCACGAGTGGTTTCGGTGAATACAACGAATGTTCAGCAAAGGCGAAAatatatcaatatttttataaataatgtaaGCACTCGATTGCAGTTCGACACAGGATCTGATATAACGATCATTAATCGAAACGTATGGCAACGTCTTGGAAAGCCTGAACTAAAACGAACAGTTAGCGCAAGAACAGCATCAGGAAGCGGACTCTTTCTGTTAGGAGAGTTTGAAGCGAATGTTACCATCGGAAGCGTAACTCATGTGGCTTCTTTAAGAGTAGCACAGGCAGACATACTATTGCTCGGAACAGACTTAATAGACCTGTTCGCACTTGGTTCTACCCCCATGGATGCTTTTTGTAGGCATATCTCATCTGAGGATTACTCTAAGACGGTTGAGCGGAGATTTCAAGAGGTCTTCAACGGCATGGGTCTGTGCACAAAGGCTAGTGTAAAACTGCAGCTGAAGGAAAACGTTCGTCCAGTATTTTGCCCAAAGCGACCGGTAGCTTATGCAGTACAGGAGTTAGTCGACAAGGAACTCGATCGACTAGAGCAGATGAGCATAATATCTCCAACGGATTACTCTGAATGGGCAGCACCTATCGTCGTCGTCCGCAAGGCAAACGGCAGCATTCGGCTTTGCGGGGACTACTCAACTGGACTAAATGACGCGTTGCAGCAACATGAGTATCCTTTACCATTACCTGAAGATATCTTCGCTAGACTATCgcaatgcaaaatatttaGCAAAATTGATCTATCCGATGCTTTCTTACAGGTAGAAATCGACCCTGCCTACCGATCTTTACTCACCATCAATACGCATCGAGGTTTATTCACCTACAATAGATTGCCGCCTGGTATTAAGATTGCTCCAGCAGCGTTCCAGCAGCTTATCGACACAATGCTGGCTGGTGTAAAAGGAGTGTCATGTTACATGGACGACATCATTGTCGGAGGAGCCACTGAACAAGAGCATGAAGCAAATTTAATGGCAGTTTTGAAAAGAATTCAAGAGTATGGATTCAGCATTCGATCGGAAAAATGCGCTTTTAAGGTTCAGCAACTAAGATATTTGGGTTACATCATCGACACCCACGGATTGCGCCCCGATCCAGCGAAGATCGATGTCATAAAAAGGCTTCCAGAACCAACAGATGTGAGCGGCGTCCGATCCTTTCTAGGAGCCATAAATTATTATGCCAGATTTGTCCCAAACATGCGAGAGTTGCGATATCCACTGGATAACTTATTGAAGACAAATGCACAATTTCGATGGACCGCCGATTGTAAAAGAGCGTTTGAAAGATTTAAATCCTTGCTATCATCGAACTTGTTGTTAACGCATTATGATCCAAGGCATAAAATAATAGTATCGGCAGATGCATCATCAATAGGTATTGGTGCCACTATTAGCCACATGTTTCCCAATGGTACCATACGTGTGGTTCAACACGCCTCTAGAGCACTTACAAAAACGGAAGAAGGATATAGCCAAATAGATCGTGAAGGACTGGCAATCATCTTCGCGGTAACGAAATTCCACAAGATGATATTTGGAAGGCGTTTCCAGCTTCAGACAGATCATCGTCCACTACTGCGGATCTTTGGGTCGAAAAAAGGGATCCCAGTCTACACTGCCAACCGCTTGCAGCGTTTTGCGCTCACGCTATTGTCATACGATTTCGGCATTGAATATGTACGCACCGAATCATTCGGAAATGCCGAtgtactctccaggctaattAACAAGCATGATAAACCGGATGAGGATTGTGTAATCGCTTCTGTTGCACTAGAGATGGATGTAAAGTCTATTGCAACAAGCGCTTTAGTTACGTTTCCCTTGAGTTTTAGAGAGGTCGCTCGAGAAACGAATCGTGATCCTATAGCAAGGAAGTTGCATTACTACATAAAAAACGGGTGGCCACGTAACATTGCCCTTGGCGCAGATTCATCTCGTTATCACAGCAGGAAGGAAGACTATTCAACGGTGGAAGGATGTATTTTGGTCGGAGAGAGAGTGTTAATACCAGAGAAACTACGCAAGCAATGTCTGTCCCAGCTTCATCGAGGACATCCTGGTATCCAGCGCATGAAGGCGATTGCGCGTAGCTATGTGTTTTGGCCGTCGTTAAATGAAGACATCATCGATCTCGTCAGTAATTGCCATTCATGTGCTCTGGCAGCAAAATCTCCTGCTCATGCTGATCCTTTGCCGTGGCCGAAGACAACAACGCCATGGGAGCGTGTCCATGTGGACTACGCGGGCCCAATAGATGGAGACTATTTTTTGGTAGTAGTCGATGCGCATACTAAGTGGCCAGAGATCATCCGGACGGCTAGTATCACAGCCCGCATAACCGTTAGCATCTTGAGAGGGTTGTTCGCGCGTTTCGGTATGCCCACGACACTGGTGAGCGACAATGGCACACAATTCACCAGCGGTGAGTTTTCAGAGTTCTGTTTGAGTAATGGTGTGCATCACATTACGTCTGCCCCGTTTCATCCGCAATCAAACGGGCAGGCAGAAAGATTCGTAGATACGTTTAAGCGCTCGTTAACCAAGATAAGAGTAGGAGGAGCACCGCTGCAGGAAGCACTGGACCTATTCCTACAGACATATCGAACCACGCCAAACCCTCAgttagagcaaaacaaaacacctgcTGAAGTTATGTTTGGACGACCTATACGAACGTGTTTTGATTTACTCCGTCCCCCAAGGAAAATTCAACATGATTTTAGAGAAGGGAATGAAAGATCGTTCGAGCGTGATGACCTTGTCTATGCTAAGGCGTATAGTAGGAACAATTGGCATTGGGTTCCAGGAAGAGTGATTCGGAAACGTGGAAATGTTACCTACGAGGTACTGACTGGTCATCGCAGCGTCATTAGACACATTAATCAACTGAAAAGGCGTGGACCATTAAACAGCCAGGGTCCCATGACGGAACGTTTCAATCCATTACCGTTGGATGTATTATTGGATTCCTGGAGCATACCCGTTACACCATCAGTGCTCCCAGATGTTTATCCAACACAACATGCACCGCCAGTGGCGACTCCAACTGAGCCGCCATCTCTTCCCCCACATCGATCCATTCCTCAGCATCAACGTTCACCACGTCGCTCTTCTCGGTCTAGAAGAGCTCCACGTCGGTTCGATCCGTACCTACGCTAttaaaaagggggagatgttgtggtcACGAAGTGGAAGGCTCCCTACATTCGGCGTTAAGGACGTATGCAGCCACTGAGTGACTGATGAGCGGTTAGCAGACGAGAGAGCGCCAGACGCTCGTGGGACACCGTCGGGAACACAAGGGCTGATCGTGTAATAAagtattgtgtattgtttattacgtGTTCGGTGTAAATATAAACTGTATACTCTCGGCCATCCGAACACAACACGgtcatattatttttatttattttttcataacaTAATTTTCAACTTCTACTGTGGCTGCGTAGCCACACGCCTTACCCGGTCCACTCCGATGGCCTTGGGAGATGGAGGAATGTcgagcgctgctgctgctgctgctgctgatctcGCTCGCGCTGGCTGACGGACACGTCTTTTAACCTTGCCACGAGCCGAACCGTCATGTCAAAGTCAACCATCAGTGAGCGATAaaggtcagcagcagcagcagcagcaacagcagcaacacggGACAACACGACGACGATCGCCATTCATTTTTTTGGGCAGatttaaaataacatttgGCTGGAGGCCCCCACCCCCTCGTTGAAACTCCTTCGCGAGTGTAGTGTAACGGTTGCACACATTCTCTTGTCTCTTCTCAGCTGATCGTCAGTAGGCCGGTCGGTGAGGTTGTTGACTGACTGGTGGCGCACTTAATCGATGCTAGAAAGCATTCCCAAACAAAATCACCCCGAAACAAAAGTATGTggacacacgcacaaacacacacacacacacgcacatacagtGCGATGATTGATGGTAAGCGATTTGGCATTGGTTGAAGTTGCAGCATGCATGACAACTTGTTGCCCACGTGCTTTCGGCATTTCACCAGAAAAAAAGCCTCCTCAAAAATAGTTAAAATTAAGTGGTACTTTTTAGACcagagagtgagtgagcgaGAACATATGCAATCGAGGAGATTTCTTCATCGAACTGAACAATTCCATGCCTATACTTATTAAGCAATAAAACGCTTTTCGTCCAAAAATAACCAGAAGCAGTTTGATCAAAAACCCCTTCAATGCTTTCATTTTCTGGTGCTTTTTCAAAGCCAGCATAGGAATGCGTTCCTGGATTCTAAATGGAGCATCAACTTCCCATTGACGCATAGTCGGATTACGCCTTAGCCTGGGAGCGCAACCAACCAACCCAGTCTTATGCAATCGATTTCCGTGCTGCGCATGCAACTCAATTACATCCCTTACCCCCTACCCTGAACGATTCACGTACACACCACGTCGACGATCAACTAACGATCCCTTTTGCGTGATCGCCTACTACCACGCCTACTACTTGCGCGTACCTACCACCCAACGCCTTTCCCCGACTGATACCCAAACCCTACTGTTTGGTGATGCGTACGCAAAGCACACATATTTTCATAACATTTAACGGTTTTTACGTGCTGCACGTCGTGCTGCAACATTGCGTCGCTGCAGTGTCGGTAGGTAAGGAGGCAACCGATGCTCGGTGCTTCCATCATCGAGTGTCATCGTGGGTTAAACAATCGCTTGCCGCATTTCCCCTTTGTCTCTTCCTCACTCTACACTTTCGATTGCAAAGGCTGGCCAGTTTGGGGACGATCAAATGGGAAGCAGGATCCCTAGCCGGAGGATCGACGAGGGAGGGAATTTTGTCCCAACGACATCTCCACGAAGTTAACGCGTTTGTCTGAACCGCAACGGGGGTTAGTGCGGAGTTTGATCCGTAAAGTAGGTTTGAGCATCATCTTGGAAAGCTCGCACGCGCCCGAACGTGCTGGAATATTAGAGAAATTGCACAATGTCCATACACACTCGGTGCAATTGTCGCCAGCTGGAGTAACAACCGGTTGCATAATCTGTGCCGCCgacccagccagccagccagccagcttgTCGAGCATATTAATGCAAGTTAGTTGGTCGATTGTCTCTTTCTTCCCCAAAGCCATGGGCGCCCGTATCAAACACATACCCGCAAACACACTAGTTTAGTAGTACGGGACACACACTGGTGCGGCGGCGCATTAAATCGACCGCGTAAAACGTATGGCGATTAATCTTGCAACAGACTGCGCGCACTGGTTTTTACTACCGCACTCGAAAAGGGACCGGTTTGCTCTCGGAGTTGGCGGTTGCAATACCTTCTGGAAGATACGGTGTGGCCGTCTAGATGTTGCTACCCGCTGCCGGAAGTAGGAAGCGATGTGTAAAGTAAACATACTTGCAtcgcaaccacacacacacacacacacttggaaaccATGTACAGAGCTGGGATGGATATGATGTACGGCCGTGAACTTTGGTGAAGATGAACGACAACACTCCTATTCGCTTCTATCTCCGATCGAATGTTGTTCTTCCGGGCGGTTGACTTTGAAGTAATTACTATGCATTGCGACATGTAAAAAGTATTACAACACATGCTTCTTGTATGCCTCCGTAGATACGATCAATTTCTGCATCAAACAcatctttttgaaaaatgtctCCGTTTCCTGAAACGTTCTCGTTTCAAAACACGTTTCTGTGAGAATATCGGTATTGATTGAACGTACATGTGTTCGATGAATTGCCAAATCCACAGATGAAGGAGAATTGTAGTTTCTCGTATCATAATTTAtgaacaaaacgaaaagtCATCATACTTCACAGCGATGCAATTACACATAGTGCAAAACACATAAAGTTGCTTTCAATAATTTGTTTGTGTACTATTTGAATTTTGTAGCAAAACATTGTGCATTTTGTTTAAGTGTTGAAAACTGTACagggaaaacaaatttatatttaatattcaTACTAATTTGGGTAAAATTGCAAACTTGCAGGAACGTTCCTACTTCTCCCTTCTTCGACGCAACAACCGTAATCGGTCAAGGCCTTCCTGCCTGTATCACTAACGAGCCTGGTTATCATTGTCTTATTAATTACCCacagtaggatagtcagtgaCCGGGAACTGCGACGaggtacagtcgttaactcgcccgacttaacaacatgcccagtcgtgggttcaagcctcgtatTGTCCGTCTCCCCGTTAGCAAAGCCTGTACAGGTATTCTCCCATATACGCCATATTCGACATACACGATTTCGCAATACgctattttctaatttttacTATTCTTCGAGCAAATTGTATTAATTTAACAcatcgaatgtcaaatgcaaaataaaatcccttttggtcgaattttaaaaaccattttaaaaggtATAAAATTATAATCTTCAATTAAATTCAGATCAACTAATTTATTGCCTAAAACCTACCAaaattcaagcaaaattattCGAAAATTAGCTAAAATTTGACTGAAAAtctcgaaattcgacttacgctaatattcgagatacACTATTGCCTCCGAtccgcattaatagcgtatatcggggaatatctGTATAGGCCAACTTGCCCGCGCGTATGTCGTCactcaaaaaagaagaataagaagaaaaatagtcagtcctacggtATGGGGGTAACTGGACACGGTCCATACAGAGCATATTAAACCCATAACGGACAGGTTGGCAGGCAAGTCgagcgagttgacgactgggTACCACGAGATCGACCAAAGCAAATTAGTCACTTAAGTATTACTTCTGCACAAAACTCAAGATTTGcaatggtttttaatatttttttagtttgtctCTTGTTTACTCTTTCCCACACATTTTTTATGTCGAAAGGCAAACTCTTCAAAACtaaatgttattttaaagcgaagggttttttgttaattacaAATGTTTCAAGATTCAAAAAGCAATTCAAGTAAAACGACGAAACATATAAAACAAAGCGATCAACCATCAATCAATGCGGATGCTAATGATACCACAAAAATATGCTACCAAATTTATACTCACGAATCGCTCGTACACCATTTTTAGTTAGTTGTTCATGTAGAAGCATACGTTCAATCATTACCACAATCGCAAACAGAATGCAAACCCACAATGGAAAAGCAACCGATAAGAGATAAGTGAGAATTAAGCTTAGGGACAACAAATCCCCGCCCGGAGAAGCGAGCGCCCACTGCACATTAGAACTTAGCGATGTAAACCAACGGACAATCGCGAAGTGTACAAACCACCAACGGAGACCAAATATGACCGAACCCGTATCGTAACCGTCTTATCTTCCGCTGCGCACTGGGGCGTACGGTTTTAATGCGCACCGACCATATCTCAGCCGGGCAGAGGTCAACTTATCGCTGCTGGAAGAGCCAAGGTAGGACACGACGGCATTGGGACACTGGAATTCAACCCCGCGCCATTCCATTTCTGCTCCACTCTGTGCGCATTGAGCCAAGACACGCTTTTCGTGGTAGAATTTTAACCCCCAATCGGCATCGTGTCGCCGCGCGTCTTGTGTGCCTTTCAACGACGCTTAACTGGACACCCAGTATGGATCGAATTATAGTGTGTTGGCTCGCACCTTTGAGAACCGATCCAACAAAGTGCGTGTGTGGTGGTAGATGGGCATTGAACTGGACTGCTTTCTCCGTCATAAATACCGCCAAAGTGCACCACAGCCATCAtcgtcaacaacaacaacagcatgtGTACCAATTGATTATAAGCAATCGTTTAGCCGTGACAGTTGCTTTTCCTACCGTCTCTGTGAACCCTCACAAACAAACGCCACAGGACTCCGCTGCCACCGAGCGCACCCCACCGCATCCCCTTCTCGCCCGCTCTCCCGCTCAAGCGGACACAGTGCGCTGGACATTATAACCAGGTCAAATTGAGCTCCATTAGCGGTTCTATATTGCGGCTGACACACAATTGCTTCCCTTTGCTCAGCACCTCACCCATATCactcgtctgtgtgtgtgtgtgtgtggatgtgttcCCTCATTCACAATGCCATTACTTATTCATTGTCAGCTTGCAAATTTAGCTTTGGTTCTGGCCGTGGATGGGGCGACAAAACGTGGGGTtggtgtgagagagagagagagagcgcgggTTAACGATTCCACCGGAGCGAAACGAATGCAATAGTAGCGGGcaagcaggcagcagcagtcgtCGTCGTGTCCAAGTCGGCGTCGCTAAGGATAAACATGCAGCGGGTGGCGGGTTGCAGCAGCGCAGGGAGGACAAtgcatttgttattgttttgctggTTTGATTAAGTAAAGTGCTACCGTGCAACCCCGTACAGGTGTTTTTTGGTACCTGTTGGCTACGATATTGAGCTGGGGGGAGGTCACATTCACGTGTTTATactggtgtatgtgtgtgtgtttggtttgtttatcTATTTTGTTG
This is a stretch of genomic DNA from Anopheles merus strain MAF chromosome 2R, AmerM5.1, whole genome shotgun sequence. It encodes these proteins:
- the LOC121589114 gene encoding uncharacterized protein K02A2.6-like; translation: MKRRSEDYLAYSCRVNRACVDFEIGKLTEEQFKCLIYVCGLRDEEDVEIRTRLLGKIDDRNDTTLESLTADCQRILNLKKDSAMIEKAATEQVFAVQKKTDEPKFSERQNFQSRKHEYKRPQTLPGRNCWLCGKNHWARDCPFKSNVCRVCKKKGHRDGYCPKPKRYSDSPTYRNKFSSRVVSVNTTNVQQRRKYINIFINNVSTRLQFDTGSDITIINRNVWQRLGKPELKRTVSARTASGSGLFLLGEFEANVTIGSVTHVASLRVAQADILLLGTDLIDLFALGSTPMDAFCRHISSEDYSKTVERRFQEVFNGMGLCTKASVKLQLKENVRPVFCPKRPVAYAVQELVDKELDRLEQMSIISPTDYSEWAAPIVVVRKANGSIRLCGDYSTGLNDALQQHEYPLPLPEDIFARLSQCKIFSKIDLSDAFLQVEIDPAYRSLLTINTHRGLFTYNRLPPGIKIAPAAFQQLIDTMLAGVKGVSCYMDDIIVGGATEQEHEANLMAVLKRIQEYGFSIRSEKCAFKVQQLRYLGYIIDTHGLRPDPAKIDVIKRLPEPTDVSGVRSFLGAINYYARFVPNMRELRYPLDNLLKTNAQFRWTADCKRAFERFKSLLSSNLLLTHYDPRHKIIVSADASSIGIGATISHMFPNGTIRVVQHASRALTKTEEGYSQIDREGLAIIFAVTKFHKMIFGRRFQLQTDHRPLLRIFGSKKGIPVYTANRLQRFALTLLSYDFGIEYVRTESFGNADVLSRLINKHDKPDEDCVIASVALEMDVKSIATSALVTFPLSFREVARETNRDPIARKLHYYIKNGWPRNIALGADSSRYHSRKEDYSTVEGCILVGERVLIPEKLRKQCLSQLHRGHPGIQRMKAIARSYVFWPSLNEDIIDLVSNCHSCALAAKSPAHADPLPWPKTTTPWERVHVDYAGPIDGDYFLVVVDAHTKWPEIIRTASITARITVSILRGLFARFGMPTTLVSDNGTQFTSGEFSEFCLSNGVHHITSAPFHPQSNGQAERFVDTFKRSLTKIRVGGAPLQEALDLFLQTYRTTPNPQLEQNKTPAEVMFGRPIRTCFDLLRPPRKIQHDFREGNERSFERDDLVYAKAYSRNNWHWVPGRVIRKRGNVTYEVLTGHRSVIRHINQLKRRGPLNSQGPMTERFNPLPLDVLLDSWSIPVTPSVLPDVYPTQHAPPVATPTEPPSLPPHRSIPQHQRSPRRSSRSRRAPRRFDPYLRY